The following coding sequences lie in one Chryseobacterium arthrosphaerae genomic window:
- the miaB gene encoding tRNA (N6-isopentenyl adenosine(37)-C2)-methylthiotransferase MiaB, with translation MQEKYIDETKQGEAFAIAERPENSKKLFLESYGCQMNFSDSEIVASILNEQGYNTTMKAEEADLILLNTCSIREKAEQTVRMRLSQFKNLKKEKPNMTVGVLGCMAERLKTKFLEEEQLVDLVVGPDAYRDLPNLLKETDDGRDAINVILSKEETYADINPVRLGGNGVTAFVTITRGCDNMCTFCVVPFTRGRERSRDPHSIIDECKDLANNGYKEITLLGQNVDSYLWYGGGPKKDFAKASEMQKATAVNFAQLLDLVAKAVPEMRIRFSTSNPQDMSLEVFRMMAKHDNICKYVHLPVQSGSNNMLAAMNRQHTREEYLDLIKKAKEIVPEVAFSQDMIVGFCNETEEDHQDTLSLMREVEYDYGYMFAYSERPGTPAHKKMEDNIPADVKQRRLAEVIALQGELSRMRMKSYVGRVHQILIEGTSKKNENQWKGRNSQNAVCVFDKLEGQKIGDIVDVFVYDNTQGTLLGRIAE, from the coding sequence GTGCAGGAAAAATATATAGACGAAACAAAACAGGGCGAAGCTTTTGCCATTGCAGAAAGACCTGAGAATTCTAAAAAACTGTTTTTAGAAAGCTATGGCTGTCAGATGAATTTCTCTGACTCTGAGATTGTTGCATCCATTCTTAACGAACAGGGATATAATACAACAATGAAGGCCGAAGAAGCCGATCTTATCCTGTTAAATACCTGCTCCATTCGTGAGAAAGCTGAGCAGACCGTAAGAATGCGTCTTTCCCAGTTTAAAAACCTTAAAAAAGAAAAACCGAATATGACGGTGGGGGTTCTTGGATGTATGGCGGAAAGATTGAAAACAAAATTCCTGGAAGAAGAGCAATTGGTAGACCTTGTAGTGGGGCCTGATGCTTACAGAGACCTGCCGAACCTTCTGAAAGAAACGGATGATGGAAGAGATGCGATCAATGTAATCCTTTCCAAAGAAGAGACTTATGCCGATATTAACCCGGTTCGTTTAGGAGGAAACGGAGTAACAGCCTTTGTAACCATTACAAGAGGTTGTGATAACATGTGTACTTTCTGTGTTGTTCCGTTTACCAGAGGAAGAGAGAGAAGCCGTGATCCGCATTCAATTATTGACGAATGTAAAGATCTTGCCAATAACGGATATAAAGAAATTACCCTTTTGGGACAGAACGTTGACTCTTACCTGTGGTATGGAGGTGGTCCCAAAAAAGATTTTGCAAAAGCTTCTGAAATGCAGAAAGCCACTGCAGTGAATTTCGCACAGTTGCTTGATCTGGTAGCCAAAGCGGTTCCTGAAATGAGAATCAGATTCTCAACATCCAATCCTCAGGATATGAGTCTGGAGGTCTTCAGAATGATGGCAAAACATGATAATATCTGTAAATATGTACACTTACCTGTACAGAGCGGAAGCAATAATATGCTTGCAGCCATGAACAGACAGCATACCCGTGAAGAATATCTTGACCTGATCAAAAAGGCGAAGGAAATTGTTCCGGAAGTTGCGTTCTCTCAGGATATGATCGTTGGATTCTGTAATGAAACCGAAGAAGACCACCAGGATACACTGAGCCTGATGAGAGAAGTGGAATATGACTACGGTTATATGTTTGCGTATTCAGAAAGACCGGGAACTCCGGCTCACAAAAAAATGGAGGACAATATTCCTGCTGATGTGAAGCAGAGACGTCTTGCTGAAGTAATTGCCCTGCAGGGCGAGCTTTCCAGGATGAGAATGAAATCTTATGTGGGAAGAGTACACCAGATTCTGATTGAAGGAACATCTAAAAAGAACGAAAACCAGTGGAAAGGAAGAAATTCCCAGAATGCCGTATGTGTCTTCGATAAACTGGAAGGACAGAAAATAGGTGACATTGTGGACGTTTTTGTTTATGACAACACTCAGGGCACACTTTTAGGAAGAATAGCTGAATAA
- a CDS encoding energy transducer TonB: MKKLLLILPLLLLSGKGFSQQAAAEYQYQNSSDFQKAEFPGGEEAFRKEFLNMVYAYVDVALYAIQGEVTFIFNINSKGKIDKLDVLPKFRNNEMFVDDMKYALKKVKGKWSPATKSGVPVDSKAIMKIRFSNNTYDHD; encoded by the coding sequence ATGAAAAAACTTCTTTTAATTTTACCTTTATTGCTGTTAAGCGGTAAAGGATTTTCGCAGCAAGCTGCTGCTGAGTACCAATATCAGAATAGCTCCGATTTTCAGAAAGCAGAATTTCCGGGTGGAGAAGAGGCTTTCAGAAAAGAGTTCCTGAATATGGTCTATGCTTATGTAGATGTTGCTTTATATGCAATTCAGGGCGAAGTCACTTTTATATTTAATATCAATTCAAAAGGAAAAATTGATAAGTTGGATGTACTTCCTAAGTTCAGAAACAATGAAATGTTTGTAGATGATATGAAGTATGCCCTTAAAAAGGTAAAAGGAAAATGGAGTCCTGCTACCAAAAGCGGTGTTCCGGTTGATTCCAAAGCTATTATGAAAATCAGGTTTAGTAATAATACCTATGATCATGATTAA
- a CDS encoding thiamine pyrophosphate-dependent enzyme, which translates to MAKNIAEQIVEMLENANVKRIYAVTGDSLNHLNIAVKNSSIQWIHVRHEEVGAYAAAAEAELDGLAVCAGSCGPGHVHLINGVYEAHRSHVPMLVIASTIPSDEMGMDYFQETNTIKLFDDCSYYNQMITRPEQVQRTVQTALQHAISKKGVAVIGLPGDVSELEAEEGSTSAQIFKTNPVIRPSDGELKSLAELINGNKKVTLYCGIGASAASAEVIALSKHLKAPVGYSFRGKMDIQPNNPNEVGLTGLLGFPSAYHAMHEADVVVLLGTDFPYQKFMPVKNKIVQIDESAERLGRRAKLEMGLAGDVRETIKALLPLLEEKTDVHFLNEQLAFYEKVKENQLEYVKDSGKENAIQPEYVAHTLDRLAEKDAIFTVDTGMCCVWGARFITGTGKRKMLGSFNHGSMANAMPMAIGAALSHPEKQVIAMCGDGGLSMLLGDMATIFQYKLPVKLIVFNNRTLGMVKLEMEVGGMPDNETDMINPDFAMVAKAMGYPGRNVHLPEEVEDAIKECLQHNGPYLLNIFTNPNALALPPKIEFDQVMGMTKSMAQLMLGGKMDEVFETVKSNYKHIKGLL; encoded by the coding sequence ATGGCCAAAAATATAGCGGAGCAGATTGTTGAAATGCTCGAAAATGCCAATGTGAAAAGAATTTATGCCGTTACAGGAGACAGTCTCAATCATCTGAATATTGCTGTGAAGAATAGCAGCATCCAATGGATTCATGTTCGGCATGAGGAGGTAGGGGCTTATGCAGCCGCCGCAGAAGCGGAACTGGACGGTCTGGCGGTATGTGCAGGAAGCTGTGGTCCTGGGCATGTTCACTTGATTAACGGAGTGTATGAAGCACACCGTTCCCATGTTCCTATGCTGGTCATTGCTTCTACCATTCCCAGTGACGAAATGGGAATGGATTACTTTCAGGAAACCAATACTATAAAACTGTTCGACGATTGCAGCTATTACAATCAGATGATCACAAGACCGGAGCAGGTACAGCGTACCGTTCAGACAGCTCTTCAGCACGCCATTTCAAAAAAAGGAGTTGCTGTGATCGGGCTTCCGGGAGATGTTTCTGAGCTGGAAGCTGAAGAGGGATCAACCTCTGCCCAGATTTTTAAAACCAATCCGGTGATACGGCCTTCGGATGGTGAACTGAAGAGCCTTGCAGAGCTTATCAATGGAAATAAAAAGGTAACGCTGTACTGTGGAATTGGTGCTTCAGCAGCAAGCGCAGAAGTGATAGCATTATCTAAACATTTAAAAGCTCCTGTGGGCTATTCATTCCGTGGAAAAATGGACATTCAGCCCAATAATCCGAATGAAGTGGGGCTTACGGGGCTGTTGGGTTTTCCTTCCGCCTATCATGCAATGCATGAAGCAGATGTGGTTGTTCTTCTCGGAACAGATTTTCCGTATCAGAAATTCATGCCGGTAAAAAATAAGATCGTACAAATTGATGAAAGCGCGGAAAGGCTGGGAAGAAGGGCGAAACTTGAAATGGGACTGGCAGGCGATGTCAGGGAAACCATCAAAGCACTCCTTCCTTTGCTCGAAGAGAAGACTGATGTTCACTTTCTTAATGAACAGCTGGCATTTTATGAAAAGGTAAAAGAAAATCAGCTGGAATATGTTAAAGATTCGGGTAAGGAAAATGCTATTCAGCCGGAATATGTCGCCCATACACTGGATCGTCTTGCTGAAAAAGATGCCATATTTACTGTAGATACCGGAATGTGCTGCGTCTGGGGAGCCCGGTTCATTACAGGAACCGGTAAAAGGAAAATGCTGGGGTCATTTAATCACGGATCTATGGCCAATGCGATGCCAATGGCCATCGGAGCAGCACTTTCACATCCGGAAAAGCAGGTGATTGCGATGTGCGGAGATGGAGGGTTGTCTATGCTTCTGGGAGATATGGCTACTATTTTTCAGTATAAATTACCTGTGAAGCTGATTGTTTTCAATAACAGGACCCTCGGGATGGTAAAGCTGGAAATGGAAGTGGGAGGAATGCCGGATAACGAAACAGATATGATCAATCCTGATTTTGCGATGGTAGCAAAGGCTATGGGATATCCGGGAAGAAACGTTCATTTACCCGAAGAAGTGGAAGATGCTATAAAAGAATGTCTGCAGCATAACGGGCCTTATCTTTTGAATATTTTTACGAATCCTAATGCATTGGCTCTGCCTCCTAAAATTGAGTTTGATCAGGTAATGGGAATGACAAAATCCATGGCACAGCTCATGCTTGGCGGAAAGATGGATGAGGTCTTTGAAACAGTAAAAAGTAACTATAAACATATTAAAGGTCTTTTATAA